Proteins from one Streptomyces sp. NBC_00289 genomic window:
- a CDS encoding CTP synthase: MTPKSTTTKHIFVTGGVASSLGKGLTASSLGMLLKARGLRVVMQKLDPYLNVDPGTMNPFQHGEVFVTNDGAETDLDIGHYERFLDRDLDGSANVTTGQVYSTVIAKERRGEYLGDTVQVIPHITNEIKHRIRRMATDEVDVVITEVGGTVGDIESLPFLETVRQVRHEVGRDNVFVVHISLLPYIGPSGELKTKPTQHSVAALRNIGIQPDAIVLRSDREVPAAIKRKISLMCDVDEDAVVACPDARSIYDIPKTVHGEGLDAYVVRKLDLPFRDVDWTTWDDLLDRVHKPDHEITLALVGKYIDLPDAYLSVTEALRAGGFANRARVKIKWVTSDDCRTPAGAAQQLGDVDGICIPGGFGDRGVLGKVGAIRYARENRIPLLGLCLGLQCIVIEAARNLADIPDANSTEFDSATSHPVISTMAEQLDIVAGEGDMGGTMRLGMYPAKLAEGSIVREVYDGKEYVEERHRHRYEVNNAYRAELEKETGIVFSGTSPDGKLVEYVEYPREVHPYLVATQAHPELRSRPTRPHPLFAGLVKAAVQRTVEAGKSSE, from the coding sequence ATGACGCCCAAATCCACGACGACCAAGCACATCTTCGTCACCGGGGGTGTCGCCTCCTCGCTCGGCAAGGGGCTCACCGCCTCGAGTCTCGGGATGCTGCTCAAGGCCAGGGGCCTGCGCGTCGTCATGCAGAAGCTCGACCCGTACCTGAACGTCGACCCGGGCACGATGAACCCCTTCCAGCACGGTGAGGTCTTCGTCACCAACGACGGCGCCGAGACCGACCTGGACATCGGACACTACGAGCGCTTCCTCGACCGTGACCTGGACGGCTCGGCCAATGTCACTACAGGACAGGTCTACTCGACGGTGATCGCCAAGGAGCGGCGCGGCGAGTACCTGGGCGACACCGTGCAGGTCATCCCGCACATCACCAACGAGATCAAGCACCGCATCCGCCGTATGGCGACGGACGAGGTGGACGTCGTGATCACGGAGGTCGGCGGCACGGTCGGCGACATCGAGTCGCTGCCGTTCCTGGAGACCGTCCGCCAGGTCCGTCACGAGGTCGGCCGGGACAACGTGTTCGTGGTGCACATCTCGCTCCTGCCGTACATCGGCCCCTCGGGTGAGCTGAAGACGAAGCCGACCCAGCACTCGGTTGCGGCCCTGCGGAACATCGGTATCCAGCCGGACGCGATCGTGCTGCGCTCCGACCGCGAGGTGCCGGCGGCGATCAAGCGCAAGATCTCGCTGATGTGCGACGTCGACGAGGACGCCGTGGTCGCCTGTCCCGACGCCCGCTCCATCTACGACATCCCGAAGACCGTGCACGGCGAGGGCCTGGACGCCTATGTCGTCCGCAAGCTGGACCTGCCGTTCCGCGACGTGGACTGGACGACCTGGGACGACCTGCTCGACCGCGTCCACAAGCCGGACCACGAGATCACCCTCGCCCTGGTCGGCAAGTACATCGACCTGCCCGACGCCTACCTCTCGGTCACCGAGGCGCTGCGCGCCGGCGGCTTCGCCAACCGGGCCCGGGTGAAGATCAAGTGGGTGACCTCGGACGACTGCAGGACCCCGGCCGGCGCCGCCCAGCAGCTCGGTGACGTGGACGGCATCTGCATCCCGGGCGGCTTCGGCGACCGCGGTGTGCTCGGCAAGGTCGGCGCCATCCGCTACGCCCGCGAGAACCGGATCCCGCTGCTCGGGCTCTGCCTGGGCCTGCAGTGCATCGTGATCGAGGCCGCGCGCAACCTGGCCGACATCCCGGACGCCAACTCCACCGAGTTCGACTCGGCCACCTCGCACCCGGTCATCTCGACCATGGCCGAGCAGCTCGACATCGTCGCCGGCGAGGGCGACATGGGTGGCACGATGCGCCTGGGCATGTACCCGGCCAAGCTGGCCGAGGGTTCGATCGTGCGCGAGGTGTACGACGGCAAGGAGTACGTCGAGGAGCGCCACCGTCACCGCTACGAGGTGAACAACGCCTACCGGGCGGAGCTGGAGAAGGAGACCGGCATCGTCTTCTCGGGCACCTCCCCGGACGGCAAGCTCGTCGAGTACGTCGAGTACCCGCGCGAGGTCCACCCGTATCTGGTCGCCACCCAGGCGCACCCCGAGCTGCGTTCGCGCCCGACGCGCCCGCACCCGCTGTTCGCCGGGCTGGTGAAGGCGGCCGTCCAGCGGACGGTCGAGGCGGGGAAGAGTTCCGAGTAA
- a CDS encoding NUDIX domain-containing protein has translation MTIRDTPEEWEIRATETPFVGNKTSVRTDDVVMPDGTVVHRDYQVHPGSVAVLALDDEGRVLVLRQYRHPVRHKLWEIPAGLLDVPGENPLHAAQRELYEEAHVKAENWHVLTDVYTTPGGCDEAVRIFLARDLSEAEGERFEVEDEEADMELSRVPVPELVRGVLAGELHNNCLVVGVLSLVAAEQGDGLDALRPAEAPWPARPFES, from the coding sequence ATGACGATCAGGGACACCCCCGAGGAGTGGGAGATCCGGGCGACGGAGACCCCCTTCGTGGGCAACAAGACCTCCGTACGCACCGACGACGTGGTCATGCCCGACGGCACGGTGGTCCACCGCGACTACCAGGTCCACCCCGGCTCCGTCGCCGTCCTCGCCCTCGACGACGAGGGGCGCGTCCTGGTCCTCCGTCAGTACCGCCACCCCGTGCGCCACAAGCTGTGGGAGATCCCGGCCGGTCTGCTGGACGTCCCCGGCGAGAACCCCCTGCACGCCGCCCAGCGCGAGCTGTACGAGGAGGCGCACGTCAAGGCGGAGAACTGGCACGTGCTGACCGACGTCTACACCACTCCCGGCGGCTGCGACGAGGCCGTGCGGATCTTTCTCGCCCGTGACCTGTCGGAGGCCGAGGGGGAGCGCTTCGAGGTCGAGGACGAAGAGGCCGACATGGAGCTGTCGCGGGTGCCCGTGCCGGAACTCGTCCGCGGCGTACTCGCGGGCGAGCTGCACAACAACTGCCTGGTGGTGGGCGTGCTTTCGCTGGTCGCCGCCGAGCAGGGCGACGGACTCGACGCGCTGCGTCCGGCTGAGGCGCCCTGGCCCGCCCGTCCGTTCGAGTCCTGA
- a CDS encoding tetratricopeptide repeat protein has protein sequence MTDQAVDTDGVRLSQRPGVEPRFLGRNRELKELRADIERAGLDTLAGRKAPRARVLLIAGRPGSGRTALAEELVRQVADRYADGMLRARLSEPDGSPVPTERTARELLAALRLPAPAGAAEDDLTAAFREALADRRALLLLDDAADAEQVDVLLPDTPECLVVAVSGGPLTGIADVRPCTLGGLDTKSALELLTRYTGSVRITVDPRAAERLVEQCRAQPAALTLAGGWLAARPTAAVADLAKHLHAEGEDGTPLSRVLRLVHASLSTPAARMLRLLSLAPAGLVDAHIASALAGCSVNGARTTLDDFVVLGLLTAVDAPLPQYEVPGCLLPLLKALSETQDRPAELQLARARMLERMVRLLQSCRAITETDSPQARQKLLGLPRSLRFSNPRAAEEWLRAARPALLASVRLAVADGELDTLARRLMSQLVRAMVAHFGTRAAAPDLYGIHGLVLDVAERRGLPREKAAALLNLGDLDARTGRTAEALARYRAALDAGREANDPYATGRAMESVGGAHLELGDYDRAADWYGRALAQRLARDERAEAARLYGRIAAAHTYAGRYGEALRNWRAAVAGHRKNGDVAAQARALSELARVQEYAGRPAESLRTCQEAVEWARRAEDVRLQAALQLRLADTLEHLGDPVAARLHRGAAERLLDDAPRESRPEQESRAAGSETKAVEPETTVAEPRATPTEQESKAMAPEPSTTGPATAAVEPQTKAAGPESSALKAEHGANTYEIRSASAED, from the coding sequence GTGACGGACCAGGCGGTGGACACGGACGGTGTACGGCTGTCGCAGCGCCCTGGCGTGGAGCCCCGATTCCTGGGCCGCAACAGGGAGTTGAAGGAACTCCGCGCCGACATCGAGCGCGCCGGCCTCGACACCCTCGCCGGCCGCAAGGCCCCCCGCGCGCGCGTCCTGCTCATCGCCGGCCGCCCCGGCTCGGGCCGCACGGCTCTCGCCGAGGAGCTCGTACGGCAGGTCGCGGACCGTTACGCGGACGGGATGCTGCGCGCCCGGCTCAGCGAGCCCGACGGCAGCCCCGTCCCCACCGAGCGCACCGCCCGCGAGCTGCTGGCCGCCCTGCGGCTGCCCGCCCCGGCCGGAGCCGCCGAGGACGACCTCACGGCCGCCTTCCGCGAGGCCCTCGCCGACCGCCGGGCCCTGCTGCTGCTCGACGACGCCGCCGACGCCGAGCAGGTCGACGTCCTGCTCCCGGACACCCCGGAATGCCTGGTCGTGGCCGTCTCAGGGGGACCCCTCACCGGGATCGCGGACGTCCGGCCCTGCACCCTGGGCGGCCTCGACACCAAGTCCGCCCTTGAGCTGCTGACCCGGTACACCGGCTCGGTCCGCATCACCGTCGACCCCCGTGCCGCCGAGCGCCTCGTCGAGCAGTGCCGGGCCCAGCCGGCCGCGCTGACCCTGGCCGGCGGCTGGCTCGCCGCCCGCCCCACGGCGGCCGTCGCCGACCTCGCCAAGCACCTGCACGCCGAGGGCGAGGACGGAACCCCGCTGAGCCGTGTCCTGCGGCTCGTCCACGCCTCCCTGTCCACTCCGGCCGCGCGGATGCTACGACTGCTCTCCCTCGCCCCGGCCGGCCTGGTCGACGCGCACATCGCCTCCGCGCTCGCCGGCTGCTCGGTCAACGGCGCCCGCACCACCCTGGACGACTTCGTCGTTCTCGGCCTGCTGACGGCCGTGGACGCGCCGCTGCCGCAGTACGAGGTACCCGGCTGCCTGCTCCCCCTGCTGAAGGCCCTCAGCGAGACGCAGGACCGTCCCGCGGAACTCCAGCTGGCCCGCGCCCGCATGCTGGAGCGCATGGTGCGGCTCCTGCAGTCCTGCCGGGCGATCACCGAGACCGACAGTCCGCAGGCCCGCCAGAAGCTGCTCGGCCTGCCGCGCTCCCTGCGCTTCTCGAACCCGCGGGCGGCCGAGGAGTGGCTGCGGGCCGCCAGGCCCGCCCTGCTGGCCTCCGTCCGGCTCGCGGTCGCCGACGGGGAGCTGGACACGCTCGCCCGGCGGCTGATGTCCCAGCTCGTACGGGCGATGGTCGCCCACTTCGGCACCCGGGCGGCCGCCCCGGACCTGTACGGCATCCACGGGCTCGTCCTCGACGTGGCCGAGCGGCGCGGCCTACCCCGGGAGAAGGCCGCGGCCCTGCTGAACCTCGGCGACCTGGACGCCCGCACCGGCCGCACCGCGGAAGCGCTGGCCCGCTACCGGGCGGCACTGGACGCCGGACGCGAGGCGAACGACCCGTACGCGACCGGACGCGCGATGGAATCCGTGGGCGGCGCCCATCTGGAGCTCGGGGACTACGACCGGGCCGCCGACTGGTACGGCAGGGCGCTGGCGCAGCGGCTGGCCCGGGACGAGCGCGCCGAGGCCGCCCGGCTGTACGGCCGTATCGCCGCCGCGCACACCTACGCGGGCCGCTACGGCGAGGCGCTGCGCAACTGGCGGGCAGCGGTCGCCGGGCACCGCAAGAACGGCGATGTGGCCGCCCAGGCGCGGGCGTTGAGCGAACTGGCCCGGGTCCAGGAGTACGCCGGACGGCCCGCGGAGTCGCTGCGGACCTGCCAGGAGGCGGTGGAGTGGGCGCGCCGGGCCGAGGACGTACGCCTGCAGGCCGCGCTGCAGCTGCGGCTCGCCGACACGCTGGAGCACCTCGGTGACCCGGTGGCGGCCCGTCTGCACCGGGGCGCGGCCGAGCGGCTGCTGGACGACGCCCCCCGGGAGAGCCGACCGGAGCAGGAATCGCGGGCGGCGGGGAGCGAAACGAAGGCCGTGGAGCCGGAAACGACGGTGGCGGAGCCCCGGGCGACGCCCACGGAGCAGGAATCGAAGGCCATGGCGCCGGAGCCGTCGACCACCGGGCCCGCGACGGCGGCCGTGGAGCCCCAAACAAAGGCCGCGGGGCCGGAATCCAGCGCTCTGAAGGCGGAACACGGTGCTAACACCTACGAAATCCGTAGTGCATCCGCTGAAGATTGA